In Papaver somniferum cultivar HN1 chromosome 9, ASM357369v1, whole genome shotgun sequence, the genomic stretch cctaaacatggaattaaacaataaagtatggaattgaaatttggacagtggcagcaaatgaagaaccctaaattaacagaaccctaactgtttatgaaattgaaattagaattttacaaactaaaattaaacctaattggtaacttggctagtccaagaacaagttttaacatcctacatcagttcctatttatagtttacaacaaaaccctaaattgaaaatccccaattttgcaaaccctaatttttaaattccaaattaaactcactgatttctgaatttgtctcccctgtgctcgacccatgctttttctgaccttcctgctcctctctcatgcttcaattgacgcctctgcaaCCCTAgatcgagttattttactcaccccaaaacctagggtttcagtggttgtgagatggggaaaataactaggctagggagatgggtttgaggtgttgtcgggtggttgtggtggtggtgtggttcgagaagaaggtgtagctggtggaggtgatggagttgcagagcagctctctattgtttgggaagaagagaggaagaacccgatggagaagaagggtccgtttggttgggtaatagggttcggtgactagggtgtgaagcagggatagcgaactttgatgacatCGAGTAAatagcgttggatgatcccatatagattgaatcgaacggatacgatggagaggtatgtggcgaccgttggattatgagatacaacaaaattgacgacaccagatggagttaggtgttgtagtgttaagcggaaatatcgaggtttgatgcgcaggcaaagaagcgaccgtaggatctaaatgtgatctaatctgaaggcttggaatttaggtactatggtgttttgcagggacttcagattttgatgaacgatgaagaagcgaccattggatgatgagatggatccgatctaacggctgagaatggaggcgggtatggatatagaaaatgggtttgggtaagggttttgggccttgggtatgccaagcccatatcttctttaagaacaattcttccttcttgagcccattcctagctttttggacgtgcgctccattctttgcgtcttccttgcgtaatttcttccggcttttcactacttttctgctcttttccgctctgttATTCAtccaaaatttatttattacctaaaaatgcaaaattaagtaagaaaaatatttattcttgaaaacaatgaaaatacagaatatgagataaaatgtagaattactgcacaaaagatgagttaaatgccaacaaaaagggataaatatatacattatttggcactcatcagtgttGCATTCTATTTTTAGAATAGATACTCTAGGGGTGGAAGTCCTAGGAGAATCGCGAGGAGGGGGAAACGTGACCCAAAAGACACTTGGTGGTGGAACACCGAAGTGCAACAAGCCATCAAAGACAAGAAAGATTGTTTCAGGGAGGCACATGAACATAAAAGCGAAGAGAATCTACAGAAGTATAAGGCGGCTAAGTATCGGGAGAAACGGACGGTGAGCATTGCGAAGGCACGTGCCTACGATAGCTTCTACCAAAAACTTAGCACGAGTGAGGGAGAGAAGGATATCTACAAGATTGCTCGACTAAAGGAGAAGAAGACATGCAATGTAATCCAGGTTAAATGCATCAAGGATGCAGAAGACCGAGTTATGACAGAGGATGCAGAGATAAAGGAGCGGTGAAAGGAGTACTTCGACGGAATTTTCAACGCAGGAAGTGATACTCGTACAATCGATCTTGGAGGCCCTATCGACCCGGCATATGCGAGAGAGGAAGCCAATTTCAGAGACATGCTGGCGACGGAAGTGAAGGAAGCCTTGAGAGGGACCAAAAATGGAAAGGCGTTGGGACCTGGCAACATCCCTATCGAAGTGTGGAAATGTCTGGGAGATGAAGGGATAGCCTGGTAGACCATGCTGTTCAATAAAATTGTCCAGTCAAATCGGATACCTAATGATTGGCGAAGAAGCGTTATCGTTCctaaaaaacgggggtctaacaaccacacccaagatttcgcttagcaatctgtatggacaaactccaatatactttctagagaatcaactagacagtcagactcaatctagataaaagtatatcaaagagtttatatctcaatctctcgatttgatatatactcaagtaaatagaaatctgcgagtctttatcaaagagagataacttggatggtaacaaagaccaatatccaagtgtcaatcaatttaaatcaacaaccaaaaggtcggatattctaattgattgaacaacgcacaacctgtattatttcaattatataaacaaatataatgcggaatagaaataacaaagacaccagaattttgttgacgagaaaacctcaaatgcagaaaaaccccgggacctagtccagattgaacacacactgtattaatccgctacagacactagcctactccaaattaacttcgttctggactatagttgaaccccaatcaatcttacactgatcaaaggtacatttatgctcttatgtctctgatcccagcagagtactgcgcacttgattcccttagctgatctcacccacaactaagagttgctacgacccaaagtcgaagactttaataaacaaatctgtatcacacagaaaagtctacggtaatagataaatccgtctcccaagaatatacctacgagttttgttccgtcttttgataaatcaaggtgaacaggaaccaatcaataataacagacttatattcccgaagaacaacttagtattatcaatcacctcataataatcttaatcgaagcagcgaaaaaagatattgtggaatcacaaacaatgagacgaagtttgtttgtgatcacttttctatcttgcctatcggagatataaaatctcaagccaattatttaattgtactcgtacgatagaatatgcaagatcagatcacacaactactagaaaagtagtatcggtctggcttcacaatcccagtgaagtatttaagtcgttaacctggtttagaataagaaaccaaaggttaaaggagaatcgactctagcttagcacaactagtatcagacagaatgtgtggggattaggtttcccagttgatagagttctcccttatatacactttcaaatcagggtttgcaatcaatgttagcttagtaacaaagcattcgatattcaccgttagatgaaaacctgattagattcaagctaatatttctcaaccgttagaccgaaaacttatcttgtcacacacaaatgaaatgtccaattgtgggtttatgaaccgtacccaaacattaacatttgttggttcaacaagtcaaccaaatggttagccatatgattactctcatatcaaccttattcttcttcaccataactagttcaaatgactcaaatgaactagttagagagttgttcaattgcaaggaaatcttatgtaactacacaattgaagcaaaatcggtttgattcactcgaatcgtttcatgaactttatagccacggtttgcaaaagaattccttagtttatttaaacattagttcaagaacaaccgaatttagatataacctactcaagttcgcggactgggttcgcggacttaagctcatggaaggagtacacgaactccagcagaaaatctcgggtcgagaagttccgcaagttcgtggacttggctcacgccacttccatttctcttgatcaacaaagttcgtaaactttggttcaaggaataaggacttatacatatatgtgtttccacaaaaatgcttatatcctaccaatggttatgtaatctaaactctcatttcagtcgttgaaatattctcagaggacggatatagccgttattcacagaccatttttcgccagagaaattttcaaagtgattgaaacataacatgactttcgtcacttggtaaagatgaattcggctaaagagaaagcttaccaacacatatttcgagaaatagataggcgagataaactcggctcgaaatagcaaatgtgtataatgaaagtctatatatatcaaaacgacttttgtctcaagagtaggagatagaaaagatagacttttgagtgacagataagttcaagtctccacataccttttagtcgatgaagatccaccagttccttgagtagtccttcgtcttgtatgatgattgtcatggagtacttgatctcaactacactttctatcctaatccaagacctttagctatgtaggctagaaatcaagacttatagttttgatcactaatattgacaaacatgcttgagatagcaacgcatgcgagttcgaccgagcaatgctctaatagtgcCTATCTTCAAAAACAAGGGGGATATCCAGAACTGCTCGACAGAGGTATTAAATTGATGAGTCATACCATGAAGCTTTGGGAAAGGGTCATCGATCGTCGACTACGAAAGGATACGCGTGTCTCGAAAAACCAGTTCGGCTTTATTCCCGGAAGATCGACAATGGAGGCAATTTTCCTGATAAGACAGCTTATGGAAATATGCCGGGAACAAATGCGGGACCTGCATATGGCATTCATTGACCTCGAGAAAGCTTATGACATACTTCCGCGAGAGGTGCTGTGGTGGACGCTGGAAAAGAAGAGAGTGCCACAGAAGTACATTAACTTAATTAAGGATGTGTACGAGGGAGCTGTCACTGGTGTTCGAACCTGTGACGATGTTTCGAGTGATTTCCCGATCAAGATAGGTCTACACCAAGGATCAACCTTGAGTCCTTATCTATTTTCTCTAGTGATGGATCAAGTAACGAGGGACATATAAGGTGAGATCCCATGGTGTATGCTCTTTGCAGATGATGTGGCGCTAATTGGAGAGTCCAAGACAGAGGTGGAGGAGAAGCTTGAGTGATGACGGCAAACTCTGAAATCGAAGGGATTCAGACTTAGAAGGAACAATACTGAATACCTAAGGTGTGACTTCGACGATCCCAGACCGGATGTTGGGGATGTTTTGCTCGACGGACAACTAGTGCCTAAAAAGGATTCCTTTAAATATCTGGGTTCGATGATCCAAAGCGATGGTGGTATTGAAGAGGACATTCGACATCAAACCCAAGCAGGATGGTCAAAATGGAGATTGGATAAAGGTGTCATGTGTGACCGGAGAGTCCCCCTTAAGATGAAAGGCAAGTTCTACAAAACGGCGATTCGACCCGTGATGCTTTATGGCGCTGAGTGCTGGGCGACGAAGGATCGGGACGTCAAACAACTGAGCAAAACTGAGATGCGCATGATGCGATGGGATTGCGGATACACGAGACACGATCGCATCCGGAATGAATACGTTCGCAAGAAGCTGAAGGTAGCACCAATCAAGGAGATGCTCTCCCAACATCGGTTGCGTTGGTTTGGGCACTTACGACGAAGACCTCCTGATGTGCTGGTTCGAGTAGGACGTGTCTTGTGCGGTGAGGGCAGGATGAAACGTAGAGGACGACCGAAACTTACGTGGGATGAGTCGGTGAAACATGACCTGGAGAAGCGGAATTTGGCTGAGGAAGATGCTTTGGATAGACAGAAATGGAGAACAACGATCCACATGGAAGAGGTAGGATTTCGGTTCCCGGATTGAGTTGGACCGTGTTTGTTTGTTCGCGCACAACGTGTCCATTTGGAACGATTTGTCTCGGCAGCTCGTGTTTCTCTCGTCACCACTGACTTGAGTTGCTAGTTCTTCCTGAGAAGGTTTTTGCTCGACGGACAATTcgtgttggcgtatgagtggtaTTTGGTTCTCAAGTGCTTGTTGGCTCCCCGCCCCGAGTGGTGAACGATAAGCCCGATTACCTCTTCATGCCCGTGTTATGCCCAAATTTTGTTCCTATGTTGCTTATTTATCGAGAAGATATCGATGGTGCCCCCATTTGTTGCCTAATCTTATCTATCGTTGGTAAGATAGATCTTTCGCGCACAGCGTGCCTGCTTGAAACAACCTGTTCCTGGTGTTCGTGCTCGCCTGGGCTTGAAAGCGTGGCTGGCTTGTTCTACTGGAAACAGTCGTTCCTTGATGGACAATGCATGTTGGTGTACGAGTGGTGTTTGGTCTTCGGTGCTGGTTGGCTCCCCATTCCACGCGACGATAACAAGCCCGACTACCTCTTCAGCTCCTTCCTTGAGTCGTCTTAGGGAAAGACTCGTTTGATCCATGTGCCTAGCTGTCGAAAAGGTATCGATTATTACCCCTTGAAACGGTGAACATGTGAAATCATCCTATCATATTGTGAAGGGAGGGACCCCCTCCTGTAGCTATGCAAGGCAGCAGGATCGTGAAAGGGGAGACTCCACCCTATAGCCCTGCAAGCCCAGGACAGAGATTTAGTGGGTATGCTATTTTAACGGTCGCGAATGCGTAAACCCTACTAAAATAGTGTGTCCACTCCCTGTTCCACCCGCAACACAGAATGTGCCAAGGATTTACTACTGTCTCCGTACAAGTTGCTCAGGCTGGCGAGCCGGCATAGAAACTTAGCCATATCTTAGAAATAAGATCTTCACGAGATACTATCTCTGCCCTACCTGGTACTTACTACAGGAAAAGGGGCTTCGGATATCGGACTCACCTTATTTAATATATTTCCTAGTTTATAGGTCTTTCCTATATTGAGAATATTGGGCTCTATATATATAGTATGAGCTATGTAACCAATTGAGTAACCAAAAATAATAGGAGAttcttttatatctttatctTTGAAATTAAACGACTCAGACAATCGATTAGGAAATAGGAAATTGATTGATATACTATTCACTTTCACTGGTTGTTCCGTAGCAGGTTAAGCACTCTGTCAATCTGTCTTATTCAGAAAGGGATTAGGTTTGAAAATTCAACAAGTGAGGGATGGAACACTTGAAATGCTGTCACACTGGTGACTGACCTGTCTTCCCTAGATATCTAATTTCCAAATACTCGGCACAAAACCATATTTATAAATTTTAAGCGCTGGCCTGCTAGATCATTACCCATGATAAGCTATGATGTGAAAAACATAGAAACAAGGAGGCAAGTAAGATAAAAACAAAAGCAAATGTTTCTTTTTGCTTGTCTTTTTTGAAGGCCATTTTCACTGTGGAATTTATACTTTATACAAGTTCTTTCTGACTGTAGTGTAGCAGGCCTTCACTTTTATGCCTCgaaaaaaaatgttttattttaatacagaaaaaaaaaaggataaccggaaagaaaaaaaaactgtttcaAAGCAAAATGTTACTCGCGGTGGAATGTAGTTTGAAATAGTTGTTTGTACGTGATGTCATCATGGAAGCACTGCTTGCTTCACTATTACTTTCGGGCACACGAAACTCCGATTGATTGAACAAGATCGAGATCCACTAACAGTAACAACTACTGACGATTGAGACCTTTCAACAATTTTGCGGGATGTGCGCGCGTGATGCTTGGTTCAGATATAAACGCACCTTGGCTCTTCATGACAATCCCAGTTCAAACAAGAGATGAAATAAACCCCGTTAACTGAGCTAGCTAGTATGGGAAAACCACGACCCATAATAATCTTTTAGTAAAACCTTTGTTTTCTCTTCCAGTGTCAGCATGTAACCGGCCACATTTCAATACCTGTAACAAATAATTCTTTTAAAAATTAACCCATTGTTTACCCATGAACGGAAGCGTGTGCAGGAAACTCAAAAGTCTCGAAAATCATATACTTGCCAACCAAGTCATCATGTCTGACAGACACCTTGTCAGATTGGCCAAAACAAGCAAGCAAGACCTACCTACGATAGTCTAAAACTATTCCTGACTACAGTGACTTCTCACCTAAGTGAATGCAAGCTTCTAACGTACAAAAACAAACCCTAGCAAGATATCTCCTCTCTATAAATTGAACCCACACTACATTTTCTTCTACCACCTCACATTTCAACAAGCCGTTgagacataaatttattagtcatGAATTCATCTCCTCAACCTATTCAGTCTCAGTCTCCATCATCCGACGCATCTCCGGTTGCAGTAGAAGTGAATAAGCCGAGTGTGAAATTGTATGGTTCATGGGCTAGTTCATATACTCATAGGGTAAAACTTGCTCTGAAACTAAAAGGAGTAGAATATGAATACATGGAGGAAGATCTTACTAACAAGAGTGAACAACTCTTGTTGTATAACCCGGTTCACAAAAAGATTCCCATTCTTGTCCACAATGAAAACCCCGTCGCGGAATCTATGGTCATTCTTCACTATATTGACGAGGCTTGGACCGGAACTCAACACCCGATCCTGTCTACAACTGATCCTTATGAAAATGCTAAAATACGATTTTGGTCTCACTTCATTGATAATAAGGTATGTTTTACTTTTGATTAGTCGTCTAATGTAGTGAGTGATTAATAGTTTTTGTGTGCAAATTATCAGAACCATGCCTTAATGTTCCTTACCCAAAGATTACCATGGgcatgttttttcatttttgaagtgtcTGGCTCACCATACCCCGGTCTAACACTTCTAATTACTTATTTTCTATGGCTGGTGGTGCAGTTAGGTCCCTCTGTCGGAGCAGTCTTCCAATCTGTAGGGGAAGAACAGACAGCTGCAGTGGAGCAAGTGCACAACTACCTGAAACTTCTTGAAGACGAGCTAGAACACGGCTTCTTCAAAGGCAGACGATTCTTTGGTGGCGAAAAAATTGGGTTCCTGGACATTGTTCTCGGATGTGGATCTTACTGGCTTTGGGTGTTTGAGGAAGTTGCTGGGATTAAGCTGGTAGATTCCGGCACATATCCTAGATTTGAGTCATGGCTTCGAGATTTTGAAGAACAAAATGAGGTCAAAGAAACAATTCCTGCCACTGATAAGCTCCTTGAATATGCGAAAGGCCTTCGCCAAATAATACTTGAACATGTCAAGGCTTGACTGGAGATAACATATTATGTTTAAGGTGTCATTAAGAGTATTTCGTGGTGTTCTAGTTTCAAGGTAGCAATATTAAATTTGTACTATGTAATAGTTAGCTCTGTTTGGGTAATTGAAGTTTATTGTCTTAACTTTTGACGGAGCATATGCAATGGTAAATCATATTATCACAGTAACAGTATTTCAACTAGTAGAGCGAAAAGATTGTCTAATTCTAATCGACAAGAGAAAAATCAACACATCGATTCAAATGACACAtagaattacaatacatttgaaGAGCTCAAAATctgcaatgagaaaacaaatgtgtTTCTCACCTTTCCAGTGCAGCAAATTTACATCATCGATCTAGTGTTGATACTCTACAATCTGCAGATATTAAAAGAACAAAGCTGTTGATACTCTACAATCTGCAGATATTAAAAGAACAAAGCGAGAGAAAAATGAAACCAAAAGAATAGAACAAAAAAGATACAGGTATTACACTCTTAATTCTCGGAACAAATGCTTTGATTTCGACCATGGAACAATTGTTGAAGGTCTTTTAGTACCAGTCAGAGAGAACCGCCATGACTTGTGCAACTTCAATCTGATAGCAGGAACTTTTCGTGACACTGCCTGCCATATCATTTGAACGGCGTCGTTTTCTTTTGATGGGTATTGAAATTCGTATAACCCTTCAATTTCTTTCAACTTGTTCCACATCCTAGTCCACTCGTCCTTGCTGATATTCCTAATTAGATTTATAAGGAACTTTTCCTTGATAGCATCGGAAGTGCGTACAAATATGCAAAACTCAGAGTAGTCAAGAACGTCTTCGTAGGGAAGTTCTATCTCATCGCTGATTATTACAGGGACACAATGGCTTGCGATTGCATCAAATAGACGATTAGATGATGGGGTATCACCTGCAATGTTAAGGCAGAACTTTGAGGCATGCATACCCTTGGTAGCTGAGTGGACCCCATCCTTTTGAACACTTCCAAAAGAGAAGTGAACATCTTTTTCGTCTTTCAGAAGATAAAATAGCTCCTGTCTCACGAACCCACCCTGAGGAACAAAAACGAACACAATTAAACTCCAACTGTTCAATCATTCCAATAATGAATCAAGATTCTTCATTTTGTAATAATGTAAATACGATGAAAAATGTGGTAAAACTTCTGATAACCAAAACTAATTTTGGTTTGTTGGAGAGACATGCTTAGATCTTTTTTGCTTGACACGACTGAAAAGGTACATCCTAACCATCTAACCTACAGACAAAGTTTTCTCCCTGACAATGAAAGAACGGTAATGAACTTGAGACATTCAACCTTTTCACTAACTCTAAATCATGTCACCcttttcaacatttcaaaaacaacaaaattcgTTTGCACTCTCCAGGACCCCTTTTCAGCAAGAAGGATCCACCTCCCATCACTTCTTAACATCAGGTAACAACAGTAATTAAAAATCCAATCACATCTCCCCCTGCAATTATCTTCTTTGAAATTTCGAGCCAGCAACAATCATTAGAGTTTACCAATCACCAGTATCAATACATTTTTCTCTCTCGCTCtgtgctatatttatattttgtaggTCGCTAAACAGAATATCAGCTATTGTTCTAATGTTTTTATCAATTTTTGAGAGTCTAAGCTTTAAGTAAATGGAGAAAAGAAACGCATAGACATTTGTACTGTTTCATTCGAGATGGAATACCTAAAGTTTTTCTATAGTTTGCAACTTTGCATTTAAAGATTGCTCTATGGTGATCTAAATACTGTCTTTATACAAAACGCATGTAAAGAAATACACGGCCGATAACAGTTTGTTTCAATTTGAAGATAAAGCATGACTGACAGATAAATTAGCTATAGGAGATATATCATCGAAATTAAAAAAGAAAGCCAGCTAACTGATATGAGAAGAAACATGAAGAGGGTACTTACATCTTTCCTGTAAATAGCTCCTTGAAAATACAATAAAGTTGGCCTATCGTCGTATCCAGATGAATCATCAATAAACGTTCTGATAACGTGCTTGTAAGGCGCAATCACATCTTTCTCAACGTTAGCTATATTTGGAGGATACCTTCCAAAATCCGACAGTATGAACATAGCTGGCCACAGCTTCATTCTTGCGTCTAACATACTATTCGGATGATGTGCCAAGATTACATGATCTCGTCCTCCTGACCTTTTCCATTCCTCTTGCTCAGTCAAAAACTTCACTAATTTATCTTGTAGCAAATAATTTACACTCTTCTTATGAGGCGACTTTGACTTGGAATAACGGTTATAactcaaagaagaaaagaatgggACAAAGACAACATCAGCCTCGCTAGAGTTAAATACTCTTACTGCACTTCGAGCCCCATTACGATTAGGAAAATTTGAAGAGAGAAGATCTAATGTAAGCCAATATTCAATGCTGTGTTGCAAGTTCAACCCACCAGGATAATCAGGAATTTTAGTTTGGATATCAGGCCAAACTTTCCCCCCTTCAGGTTTCCAATCTAAGAGCCCAAAATGGAATTCAGGATGTAAGTCATACATGAACACTTTTAAAGCAATTTTATTGTAAGCACAGCTCGCAACATCCTTAACCACTAATGCTGCTTCTAGACTTCCGTCCGAAGAATCTGAGGAATCAGATGTTGTCTCCAAAGGATCCCTCATTGAGGGTTGGACATCATTTGGGTTTCTCGATTGGGGATTCCCATTATCAATTGTTGCCAAATTTTTTGAACTAGTGAAGGATGTGTAGTCAATCAATTGAGGATGCCCAGTTGACCGTAAGACAAAGAACCACGAGAAGATGAAAACAATGGTTGAAACCATGAAAAGAAAGATCAATGACTTTCTAGAAATAGATCCAGATGAATGGCTATTCTTATCAGCCATCTTCATTCTAAGCCAGAATAATCACCACTAACAAATATTTGACATTGAAATAAATGAAACAGCTGAAAAATCCTAAAATTTAATCACCATTAACATAAACACAAATACATTACCAAAATACTCTTCTGATAATTTCTGGAAATAAATCACGATACCTTATTGTCAGCCATTTGAGCATTCAAAACTTCGTTTTTAATGTTCTCAGAATATCATTCATGACCCATTACTCAATATAACTTCATGTCTCTAAAAACCCATGAATCTTCGACATTCAATAGAAAAAGAGACTAACCCAACAAGGAAGTAGCTGACATTAACGATAGTATCCCAACAACCCTTAAGAGAAGGGAGAAACAGAGAGAAACTAGAGGAATGGAATAAAGAAAGCTGGATTTGATGATGAAAAGGGGTGAAattgataaaacaaaaaaaaaatcaatcaatgcTATTGATACTGTGTAGAAAAATTGAGGGACAAGACATGGTT encodes the following:
- the LOC113309905 gene encoding probable glutathione S-transferase, with protein sequence MNSSPQPIQSQSPSSDASPVAVEVNKPSVKLYGSWASSYTHRVKLALKLKGVEYEYMEEDLTNKSEQLLLYNPVHKKIPILVHNENPVAESMVILHYIDEAWTGTQHPILSTTDPYENAKIRFWSHFIDNKLGPSVGAVFQSVGEEQTAAVEQVHNYLKLLEDELEHGFFKGRRFFGGEKIGFLDIVLGCGSYWLWVFEEVAGIKLVDSGTYPRFESWLRDFEEQNEVKETIPATDKLLEYAKGLRQIILEHVKA
- the LOC113309904 gene encoding probable arabinosyltransferase ARAD1 isoform X1, with translation MKMADKNSHSSGSISRKSLIFLFMVSTIVFIFSWFFVLRSTGHPQLIDYTSFTSSKNLATIDNGNPQSRNPNDVQPSMRDPLETTSDSSDSSDGSLEAALVVKDVASCAYNKIALKVFMYDLHPEFHFGLLDWKPEGGKVWPDIQTKIPDYPGGLNLQHSIEYWLTLDLLSSNFPNRNGARSAVRVFNSSEADVVFVPFFSSLSYNRYSKSKSPHKKSVNYLLQDKLVKFLTEQEEWKRSGGRDHVILAHHPNSMLDARMKLWPAMFILSDFGRYPPNIANVEKDVIAPYKHVIRTFIDDSSGYDDRPTLLYFQGAIYRKDGGFVRQELFYLLKDEKDVHFSFGSVQKDGVHSATKGMHASKFCLNIAGDTPSSNRLFDAIASHCVPVIISDEIELPYEDVLDYSEFCIFVRTSDAIKEKFLINLIRNISKDEWTRMWNKLKEIEGLYEFQYPSKENDAVQMIWQAVSRKVPAIRLKLHKSWRFSLTGTKRPSTIVPWSKSKHLFRELRVL